From Salipiger profundus, a single genomic window includes:
- a CDS encoding DUF1289 domain-containing protein has translation MTDEIWKRDEIESPCIKICVIHPEARLCTGCLRSIDEITQWSRMSAEERRAVMAELPERAPQIRKRRGGRQGRQARRPD, from the coding sequence ATGACCGACGAGATCTGGAAACGCGACGAGATCGAGAGCCCCTGCATCAAGATCTGCGTCATCCATCCCGAGGCGCGGCTCTGCACCGGCTGCCTGCGCTCGATCGACGAGATCACCCAGTGGTCGCGCATGAGTGCCGAGGAGCGCCGCGCCGTGATGGCCGAACTCCCCGAGCGCGCGCCGCAGATCCGGAAGCGCCGCGGCGGACGCCAGGGTCGGCAAGCCCGCCGCCCGGACTGA
- a CDS encoding sarcosine oxidase subunit alpha family protein: MSTRLAKGGRFTDRDTQIGFTFNGKRFTGHAGDTLASALLANDQVLLGRSYKFHRPRGLVASGAEEPNALVELGQGARFEPDQRATTTELFDGLVADSQNHWPSLEHDVGEINARLARFLPAGFYYKTFLWPRSFWKHLYEPVIRKAAGLGKAPHPETRDVDRYEHFHAHVDLLVIGGGVAGLQAAKVAAEAGAQVLLLEQTAHWGGRAPVDGGTIEGMEPEAWIERTVAALEAMDNVRLRLRCMGAGVYDHGYVLGYERVTDHRPGAKGPRHRLWRIRTKQVVTATGAIERPLSFAGNDVPGVMLASAVRDYVVNYGVAPGARTVIVTNNDDAYRTAMILKDAGLEVPAILDARPMGGGALMQQARDMGIRVEPGRAVSKVLGRTRVTGVATCNQDGTGAMLEEIPCDAVAMSGGWSPVVHLWSHCGGKLSWDNDGAFFRPDAGRAPTGADGKPFVIAAGAANGFLKLPETLACADGAGKAAAQALGHGFAETAAPAAEVTAETPLEPVWIMPRNARPDLKMKAFLDYQNDVKVSDVQLAAQEGYESVEHTKRYTTLGMATDQGKLSNINGLAILSDALGTPIPQVGTTTFRPPYTPISFGAIAGEARGEIFQPLRQTPMHAWHAANNAAWEPVGHWRRPYCYPRPGESKHEAVNREINATRESLGMLDASTLGKILVKGPDAGAFLDMLYTNKMSTLKVGRCRYGLMCNENGFLMDDGVVVRLSEDSFLCHTTSGGADNIHAHMEDWLQCEWWDWKVYTANLTEQYAQIAVVGPNARKLLEKLGGMDVSKETLPFMAWADGTLADTPVRVYRISFSGELSYEIAVPANRGRAFWGKLLDAGREWNITPYGTEALHVMRAEKGFIMIGVETDGTVIPQDLGLDWAISKKKDDFLGKRAQERPDMARDDRWKLVGLETVDGSVLPDGAYAIAPGRNANGQRNTQGRVTSTYWSPTLKKGIAMGLVKHGPDRMGEVISFTAEEQDHTSETLTTVEARIVSPVFYDPEGEKQNV, from the coding sequence ATGAGCACGCGACTGGCCAAGGGTGGCCGCTTCACCGACCGCGACACGCAGATCGGCTTCACCTTCAACGGCAAGCGCTTCACCGGCCATGCCGGCGACACGCTGGCCTCGGCGCTGCTGGCCAATGACCAGGTTCTGCTCGGCCGCAGCTACAAGTTCCACCGCCCGCGCGGGCTTGTGGCCTCGGGGGCCGAAGAGCCCAACGCGCTCGTCGAGCTGGGGCAGGGCGCGCGCTTCGAGCCCGACCAGCGTGCGACCACGACCGAACTCTTCGACGGTCTCGTGGCGGACAGCCAGAACCACTGGCCGAGCCTCGAGCACGACGTCGGCGAAATCAACGCCAGGCTCGCACGGTTCCTCCCCGCGGGCTTCTACTACAAGACCTTCCTCTGGCCCCGGTCGTTCTGGAAGCACCTCTACGAGCCTGTGATCCGCAAGGCCGCCGGTCTCGGCAAGGCACCGCATCCCGAGACCCGCGACGTCGACCGCTACGAGCACTTCCATGCGCATGTCGACCTGCTGGTCATCGGCGGCGGCGTGGCCGGCCTGCAGGCGGCGAAGGTCGCGGCAGAGGCCGGGGCGCAGGTGCTGCTGCTCGAACAGACCGCTCACTGGGGTGGCCGTGCGCCGGTCGACGGCGGCACGATCGAGGGCATGGAGCCCGAGGCCTGGATCGAAAGGACCGTGGCCGCGCTCGAGGCGATGGACAACGTCCGCCTGCGCCTGCGCTGCATGGGCGCCGGGGTCTACGACCACGGCTACGTGCTGGGCTACGAGCGCGTCACCGATCACCGGCCGGGCGCCAAGGGCCCGCGTCACCGCCTGTGGCGGATCCGCACGAAGCAGGTGGTCACGGCCACCGGCGCCATCGAGCGCCCGTTGAGCTTTGCCGGAAACGACGTGCCGGGCGTGATGCTCGCCTCGGCGGTGCGCGACTACGTGGTCAACTACGGCGTGGCGCCGGGCGCACGGACCGTGATCGTCACCAACAACGACGATGCCTACCGCACGGCCATGATCCTCAAGGACGCCGGTCTCGAAGTGCCCGCGATCCTCGACGCGCGGCCCATGGGCGGCGGCGCGCTGATGCAGCAGGCCCGCGACATGGGCATCCGGGTCGAGCCCGGGCGCGCGGTGTCGAAGGTGCTGGGCAGGACCCGCGTCACCGGGGTTGCCACCTGCAACCAGGACGGCACGGGCGCCATGCTCGAGGAAATCCCCTGCGACGCGGTGGCGATGTCGGGCGGCTGGTCGCCGGTGGTGCACCTCTGGTCGCATTGCGGCGGCAAGCTGTCCTGGGACAACGATGGCGCCTTCTTCCGCCCCGACGCCGGCCGTGCGCCGACCGGGGCTGACGGCAAGCCCTTCGTGATCGCGGCAGGGGCCGCCAACGGCTTCCTGAAGCTGCCCGAGACGCTGGCCTGTGCCGACGGGGCCGGGAAGGCCGCCGCGCAGGCACTTGGACACGGTTTCGCCGAGACCGCCGCGCCGGCCGCCGAGGTCACCGCCGAGACGCCGCTCGAGCCGGTCTGGATCATGCCGCGCAACGCGCGCCCCGATCTCAAGATGAAGGCGTTCCTCGACTACCAGAACGACGTGAAGGTGTCCGACGTGCAGCTCGCCGCCCAGGAGGGCTACGAGAGCGTCGAGCACACCAAGCGCTACACCACGCTCGGGATGGCCACCGATCAGGGGAAGCTGTCGAACATCAACGGCCTCGCGATCCTGTCCGACGCGCTGGGCACGCCGATCCCGCAGGTGGGCACGACGACCTTCCGTCCGCCCTATACCCCGATCAGCTTCGGCGCCATCGCGGGCGAGGCGCGCGGCGAGATCTTCCAGCCGCTGCGGCAGACCCCGATGCACGCGTGGCACGCGGCGAACAACGCCGCGTGGGAGCCGGTCGGCCACTGGCGGCGGCCCTACTGCTATCCGCGCCCGGGCGAGAGCAAGCACGAGGCGGTCAACCGCGAGATCAACGCGACCCGCGAGAGCCTCGGGATGCTCGACGCCTCGACGCTGGGCAAGATCCTCGTGAAGGGCCCCGACGCGGGCGCTTTCCTCGACATGCTCTATACGAACAAGATGTCGACGCTGAAGGTCGGGCGCTGCCGCTATGGCCTGATGTGCAACGAGAACGGCTTCCTGATGGATGACGGCGTCGTCGTGCGCCTGTCCGAGGACAGCTTCCTGTGCCACACGACCTCGGGCGGGGCGGACAACATCCATGCCCACATGGAGGACTGGCTGCAGTGCGAGTGGTGGGACTGGAAGGTCTACACCGCGAACCTGACCGAGCAATACGCGCAGATCGCCGTCGTCGGTCCGAACGCGCGCAAGCTGCTCGAGAAGCTCGGCGGCATGGATGTCTCGAAGGAGACGCTGCCGTTCATGGCCTGGGCCGATGGTACGCTCGCAGATACGCCGGTGCGGGTCTACCGCATCTCGTTCTCGGGCGAGCTCAGCTACGAGATCGCCGTGCCCGCCAACCGCGGCCGCGCGTTCTGGGGCAAGCTGCTCGACGCCGGGCGCGAGTGGAACATCACCCCCTACGGCACCGAGGCCCTGCACGTCATGCGCGCCGAGAAGGGTTTCATCATGATCGGCGTCGAGACCGACGGCACGGTGATCCCGCAGGATCTGGGGCTCGACTGGGCGATTTCGAAGAAGAAGGACGACTTCCTCGGCAAGCGCGCGCAGGAGCGGCCCGACATGGCCCGCGACGACCGCTGGAAGCTCGTCGGGCTCGAGACGGTCGACGGTTCGGTGCTTCCCGACGGGGCCTATGCCATCGCACCGGGGCGCAACGCCAATGGCCAGCGCAACACCCAGGGCCGCGTGACCTCGACCTACTGGTCGCCCACGCTGAAGAAGGGCATCGCCATGGGCCTCGTGAAGCACGGTCCCGACCGCATGGGCGAGGTGATTTCCTTCACCGCCGAGGAACAGGACCACACCAGCGAGACGCTGACGACCGTCGAGGCGCGCATCGTCAGCCCGGTCTTCTACGATCCGGAAGGAGAGAAACAGAATGTCTGA
- the ccmI gene encoding c-type cytochrome biogenesis protein CcmI codes for MTLFWIIAGAAALVVTTLLVLALMRGRRETGPAEAYDLKVYRDQLREIDRDATRGTIPPEEADRLRTEVSRRILAADAKLQGDAAAGTQGRTSSGIMAGLIALVLFGGAFGLYLTLGAPGYGDLGLQDRIAAARDMRANRPSQAEVEAQVPAQPPTDAPDDYLSLVERLRTAVTERPDDLQGHILLARSEAALGNYPAAYAAQRKLIELKGDAATAKDYADLADMLVLAAGGYVSPEAERIIDEVMARDPSNGVARYYGGLMMAQTGRPDAGFRIWDTLLRESAPSDLWVAPIRDQIPDLARAAGVNDYALPEALTSPSAPPLAGPDAADVEAASEMSDADRQQMIQGMVERLGNRLATEGGSPQEWAQLLGALGVLGETDRAREIWTEAQGVFEGNAEALAVVRGGAERAGVAE; via the coding sequence ATGACCCTCTTCTGGATCATCGCGGGCGCGGCGGCGCTCGTCGTGACGACGCTTCTTGTATTGGCACTGATGCGCGGCAGGCGGGAAACCGGCCCGGCCGAGGCCTACGACCTCAAGGTCTACCGCGACCAGCTCCGCGAGATCGACCGGGACGCGACGCGCGGCACGATCCCTCCGGAAGAGGCAGACAGGCTCCGGACCGAGGTGTCGCGCCGCATTCTCGCCGCCGATGCCAAGCTGCAAGGCGACGCCGCGGCCGGCACCCAGGGCAGGACCTCGTCGGGGATCATGGCCGGGTTGATCGCCCTCGTCCTCTTCGGCGGTGCCTTCGGGCTCTACCTCACGCTCGGCGCGCCCGGCTACGGCGACCTCGGGCTGCAGGACCGTATCGCCGCCGCGCGCGACATGCGCGCCAACCGCCCTTCGCAGGCCGAGGTCGAGGCACAGGTGCCCGCACAGCCGCCGACGGACGCGCCGGACGACTACCTCAGCCTCGTCGAGCGCCTGCGCACCGCCGTCACCGAGCGCCCCGACGACCTGCAGGGGCACATCCTGCTCGCCCGTTCCGAGGCCGCGCTCGGCAACTATCCCGCCGCCTACGCGGCGCAGCGCAAGCTGATCGAGCTCAAGGGCGACGCCGCCACCGCGAAGGATTACGCAGACCTTGCCGACATGCTGGTGCTGGCCGCCGGCGGATATGTCTCGCCCGAGGCCGAACGCATCATCGACGAGGTCATGGCCCGCGATCCGTCGAACGGAGTGGCCCGCTACTACGGCGGCCTGATGATGGCGCAGACCGGCCGCCCCGACGCCGGCTTCCGGATCTGGGACACGCTGCTGCGCGAAAGCGCCCCGTCCGACCTATGGGTGGCGCCGATCCGCGACCAGATCCCCGACCTCGCCCGCGCCGCCGGCGTCAACGACTATGCCCTGCCCGAGGCGCTGACGTCGCCGTCGGCCCCGCCCCTCGCGGGCCCGGACGCCGCCGACGTCGAGGCCGCCTCCGAGATGAGCGACGCCGACCGCCAGCAGATGATCCAGGGCATGGTCGAGCGCCTCGGCAACCGGCTCGCGACCGAGGGCGGCTCGCCGCAGGAATGGGCGCAGCTTCTCGGCGCGCTCGGCGTGCTGGGCGAAACCGACCGCGCCCGAGAGATCTGGACCGAGGCACAGGGCGTCTTCGAGGGCAACGCCGAGGCGCTGGCGGTGGTCCGCGGCGGCGCCGAACGCGCGGGGGTCGCGGAATGA
- the mnmD gene encoding tRNA (5-methylaminomethyl-2-thiouridine)(34)-methyltransferase MnmD, producing the protein MTIEPDAPDWREGGVPVSPRFDDPYYSLENGLAETRHTFLAGNGLPDRFRDGFHVAELGFGTGLNLLATLHLWRQCGQAGQLRFTSFEAFPMAAADMVRAQGAFPELAGVAAELAPFWQSGAQEIVLPDLRFRMIEGDARKTLPAWDGAAHAWFLDGFSPAKNPELWGERLMAEVARHTAPGGTAATYTAAGHVRRALEAAGFAVTRAPGFGRKRHMTIAERS; encoded by the coding sequence ATGACGATTGAGCCCGACGCTCCGGATTGGCGCGAGGGCGGGGTTCCCGTGTCGCCCCGCTTCGACGACCCCTATTACTCGCTCGAGAACGGGCTGGCCGAGACGCGCCACACCTTCCTCGCCGGCAACGGCTTGCCCGACCGCTTCCGCGACGGCTTCCACGTCGCCGAGCTGGGCTTCGGCACCGGTCTCAACCTGCTCGCCACGCTGCACCTGTGGCGACAATGCGGCCAGGCGGGGCAGCTGCGCTTCACCTCATTCGAGGCGTTCCCGATGGCGGCCGCAGACATGGTCCGCGCGCAGGGCGCCTTTCCCGAGCTGGCCGGCGTGGCGGCGGAACTCGCCCCCTTCTGGCAGTCCGGCGCACAGGAGATCGTGCTGCCCGACCTGCGGTTCCGAATGATCGAGGGCGACGCCCGCAAGACCCTGCCCGCCTGGGACGGTGCCGCGCACGCCTGGTTCCTCGACGGCTTCTCGCCGGCCAAGAACCCCGAGCTCTGGGGCGAGCGGCTCATGGCCGAGGTCGCCCGGCACACGGCCCCCGGCGGCACCGCCGCCACCTACACCGCGGCAGGCCACGTGCGCCGCGCCCTCGAAGCCGCGGGCTTCGCGGTGACGCGGGCGCCCGGGTTCGGCCGCAAGAGACACATGACGATAGCGGAGCGCAGCTGA
- a CDS encoding sulfite exporter TauE/SafE family protein — MFDLATLLPLVGLLVVTSAFAGLIAGLLGVGGGIVLVPAFLFTFETLGYDSPQLMQICLATSLATIIVTSIRSVLSHHRKGAVEWPILKAWAPGIGLGALVGVLTTAQLRSDFLQALFGCIAIFIGLYFAFGKRSWRLADAMPTGWLRAVLSSLIGFLSVLMGIGGGSFAVPLMTLSSVPIHRSVATAAGFGLLIALPSVVAFLFVPVPLEVRPPMTLGSVNLGAFVIAISMTLITAPLGAKLAHSVDEKTLRRAFALFILVVATNMLRKSFF; from the coding sequence ATGTTCGATCTCGCCACGCTTCTGCCCCTCGTCGGGCTGCTCGTCGTCACCAGCGCCTTTGCCGGGCTGATCGCGGGACTGCTCGGGGTGGGCGGCGGCATCGTGCTGGTGCCTGCCTTTCTCTTCACCTTCGAGACCCTCGGATACGACAGCCCGCAGCTCATGCAGATCTGCCTTGCGACCTCGCTTGCGACCATCATCGTGACCTCGATCCGCTCCGTGCTGTCGCATCACCGCAAGGGCGCGGTGGAATGGCCGATCCTGAAAGCCTGGGCGCCGGGCATCGGGCTGGGCGCGCTGGTGGGCGTGCTCACGACCGCGCAGCTGCGCTCGGACTTCCTGCAGGCGCTCTTCGGCTGTATCGCGATCTTCATCGGGCTGTACTTCGCCTTCGGCAAGCGGTCGTGGCGGCTGGCCGATGCGATGCCGACCGGCTGGCTGCGCGCGGTCCTGTCCTCGCTGATCGGCTTCCTGTCGGTGCTGATGGGGATCGGGGGCGGCAGCTTCGCCGTGCCGCTGATGACGCTGAGTTCGGTGCCGATCCACCGCTCCGTGGCGACCGCTGCCGGGTTCGGCCTGCTGATCGCGCTGCCGTCGGTCGTGGCGTTCCTCTTCGTGCCGGTACCGCTCGAGGTCCGACCGCCGATGACGCTGGGGTCGGTGAACCTCGGCGCCTTCGTGATCGCCATCTCGATGACGCTCATCACCGCGCCGCTGGGGGCGAAGCTGGCCCATTCGGTCGACGAGAAGACGCTGCGCCGGGCTTTCGCGCTCTTCATCCTCGTGGTCGCGACGAACATGCTGCGCAAATCGTTCTTCTGA
- a CDS encoding sarcosine oxidase subunit delta, with product MLTLHCPCCGADAAEIELAPGGEAHLKREGPGSADAALEDYLFTRDNPKGVVFERWRHAYGCGKWFLAARNSVTMEVYGTYSAQTLEPPQDLRDRIAARGA from the coding sequence GTGCTGACCCTGCATTGTCCCTGCTGCGGCGCGGATGCCGCCGAGATCGAGCTTGCCCCGGGCGGCGAGGCCCACCTGAAACGCGAGGGCCCCGGCAGCGCCGACGCCGCGCTCGAGGACTACCTGTTCACGCGCGACAACCCCAAGGGTGTCGTGTTCGAGCGCTGGCGCCATGCCTACGGCTGCGGCAAGTGGTTCCTGGCGGCGCGCAACAGCGTCACGATGGAGGTCTACGGCACCTATTCCGCCCAGACCCTCGAGCCGCCGCAGGACCTTCGCGACCGCATCGCGGCACGGGGCGCGTGA
- a CDS encoding sarcosine oxidase subunit beta family protein: MKRYSAFAVAREAFRYHTGWGRAWGKPKPKSRYDVVIVGAGGHGLATAYYLGKNFGITNVAIIEKGWLGGGNTGRNTTIIRSNYLQDPSAALYEKARSLYEDLSQDLNYNVMFSPRGVMMLAQTEHELRGYQRTVHANRLQGIDTEMISPREVKRLCPIMNIDGPRYPVLGALWQARGGTARHDAVAWGYARACSEMGMDIIQQCEVTAVRREGGRVTGVDTTLGEIACDKLGIVVAGHSGVMAEKAGFRLPLESVSLQALVSEPIKPCMDVVVMANTVHGYMSQSDKGEMVIGGGTDGYINYAQRGSYQHIEETVRALVETFPMISRLKMLRQWAGIVDVTGDRSPILSKTPLDGCFINCGWGTGGFKAIPGSGWGFAELMAKGYSPLTEEFGLNRFREGRFIDESVAAGVAH, encoded by the coding sequence ATGAAACGTTATTCCGCTTTTGCCGTCGCCCGCGAGGCGTTCCGCTACCACACCGGCTGGGGCCGTGCCTGGGGGAAGCCGAAACCGAAATCACGCTATGACGTCGTCATCGTCGGCGCTGGCGGTCACGGGCTTGCCACGGCCTATTACCTTGGCAAGAACTTCGGCATCACCAATGTCGCGATCATCGAGAAGGGCTGGCTGGGCGGCGGCAACACCGGCCGCAACACCACGATCATCCGCTCGAACTACCTGCAGGATCCCTCGGCGGCGCTCTACGAGAAGGCGCGCTCGCTATACGAAGACCTGAGCCAGGATCTCAACTACAACGTGATGTTCTCGCCGCGCGGCGTGATGATGCTGGCGCAGACCGAGCACGAGCTGCGCGGCTACCAGCGCACGGTGCACGCCAACCGGCTTCAGGGGATCGACACCGAGATGATCTCGCCGCGCGAGGTCAAGCGGCTCTGCCCGATCATGAACATCGACGGGCCGCGCTACCCGGTGCTGGGGGCGCTCTGGCAGGCGCGCGGTGGCACCGCGCGGCACGATGCCGTGGCCTGGGGCTACGCGCGGGCCTGCTCCGAGATGGGCATGGACATCATCCAGCAGTGCGAGGTCACCGCGGTGCGCCGCGAGGGCGGCCGGGTCACCGGCGTCGACACGACGCTGGGCGAGATCGCCTGCGACAAGCTGGGCATCGTTGTGGCGGGGCACTCGGGCGTCATGGCCGAGAAGGCAGGCTTCCGCCTGCCGCTGGAATCGGTGTCGCTGCAGGCGCTGGTGTCGGAGCCGATCAAGCCCTGCATGGACGTGGTCGTCATGGCCAACACCGTGCACGGCTACATGAGCCAGTCCGACAAGGGCGAGATGGTGATCGGCGGCGGCACCGACGGCTACATCAACTATGCCCAGCGCGGCAGCTACCAGCACATCGAGGAAACCGTGCGTGCGCTGGTCGAGACCTTCCCGATGATCTCGCGGCTCAAGATGCTGCGGCAGTGGGCCGGCATCGTCGACGTGACGGGCGACCGCTCGCCGATCCTGTCGAAGACGCCGCTCGACGGCTGCTTCATCAACTGCGGATGGGGGACGGGGGGCTTCAAGGCCATCCCCGGCTCGGGCTGGGGCTTCGCCGAGCTCATGGCCAAGGGCTATTCGCCGCTCACCGAAGAGTTCGGCCTCAACCGCTTCCGCGAAGGCCGCTTCATCGACGAAAGCGTCGCGGCGGGGGTGGCGCATTGA
- a CDS encoding DMT family transporter — translation MAEQNTRFGIWLMVLTTFIFAVQDGISRHLSAEYNVYMVVMIRYWFFAAFVIALAGRQAGGLRAAAATTQPLLQAFRGVLLVGEIWVMITAFVLLGLTESHAVFTAYPLLVAALSGPILGEKVGWRRWTAIGIGFIGVIIILQPSGGVFSPKAAVPLAAALMFALYGLLTRYAARRDSAATSFFWTGVSGAVTATLVGAWFWEPMTGPDWVWMILLCITGAAGHFTLIKCYEVAEASAVQPFAYLQLVFASTLGMTVFGETLRPNVAIGAAIIVAAGLFTLWRTRQKA, via the coding sequence ATGGCGGAACAGAACACGAGATTCGGCATCTGGCTGATGGTGCTGACCACCTTCATCTTCGCGGTGCAGGACGGCATCTCGCGCCACCTCTCGGCCGAGTACAATGTCTACATGGTGGTGATGATCCGCTACTGGTTCTTCGCGGCTTTCGTCATCGCCCTCGCGGGCCGGCAGGCCGGCGGGCTCCGGGCGGCCGCGGCGACCACCCAGCCGCTGCTGCAGGCCTTCCGTGGCGTGCTGCTGGTGGGCGAGATCTGGGTGATGATCACCGCCTTCGTGCTGCTGGGCCTGACCGAGAGCCACGCCGTCTTCACCGCCTACCCGCTGCTGGTGGCGGCGCTTTCCGGCCCGATCCTCGGCGAAAAGGTCGGCTGGCGGCGCTGGACGGCCATCGGCATCGGCTTCATCGGTGTCATCATCATCCTGCAACCCTCGGGCGGGGTGTTCTCGCCCAAGGCCGCCGTGCCGCTGGCCGCAGCGCTGATGTTCGCGCTCTATGGCCTGCTCACCCGCTACGCTGCCCGTCGCGACAGCGCCGCGACCTCGTTCTTCTGGACCGGCGTTTCGGGCGCCGTCACCGCGACGCTGGTGGGCGCGTGGTTCTGGGAGCCGATGACCGGCCCCGACTGGGTCTGGATGATCCTGCTGTGCATCACCGGCGCGGCCGGGCACTTCACGCTCATCAAGTGCTACGAGGTCGCAGAGGCCTCGGCGGTGCAGCCCTTCGCCTACCTGCAGCTCGTCTTCGCCTCGACGCTCGGGATGACCGTCTTCGGCGAGACACTGCGGCCGAACGTGGCCATCGGCGCCGCGATCATCGTGGCGGCCGGCCTCTTCACGCTATGGCGGACGCGGCAGAAGGCGTGA
- the ruvX gene encoding Holliday junction resolvase RuvX codes for MIHENITDFAAALSPMAALAGLDLGTKTIGVALSDRMLTVATPTETIKRKKFTADAERLVALLKDREIGGIVLGLPRNMDGSEGPRCQSTRAFARNFSRLWDGPITYWDERLSTVAAERALLEADTSRAKRAELIDHVAASYILQGALDRLRHLKGA; via the coding sequence ATGATCCATGAAAACATCACCGACTTCGCCGCAGCGCTGTCTCCCATGGCCGCGCTGGCCGGGCTCGACCTCGGCACCAAGACCATCGGCGTCGCCCTGTCGGACCGCATGCTCACCGTGGCGACGCCCACGGAAACCATCAAGCGCAAGAAGTTCACCGCCGACGCCGAGCGCCTCGTGGCCCTCCTCAAGGACCGCGAGATCGGCGGCATCGTGCTCGGCCTGCCCCGCAACATGGACGGCTCCGAGGGCCCGCGCTGCCAATCCACCCGTGCCTTTGCCCGCAACTTCTCGCGGCTCTGGGACGGGCCGATCACCTACTGGGACGAACGGCTCTCGACCGTCGCCGCCGAGCGCGCCCTGCTCGAGGCCGACACCTCGCGCGCCAAACGCGCCGAGCTGATCGACCACGTGGCCGCATCCTACATCCTGCAGGGGGCGCTCGACCGGCTGCGCCACCTGAAAGGCGCCTGA
- a CDS encoding sarcosine oxidase subunit gamma: protein MSDVMAPMAGARSEGFCTVEALPPQGQISLRGEFSDAFREAVCAVTGTGFPDIRRSAEAGDRALLWMSPDELLFLLPYEAVAEALAQVEERLAGQHFAATDVSDARAQFRVTGPALRDVLAKVCPADVSPEAFAPGDVRRSRLAQVAAGYWLRDAGTAQVFVFRSVGDYAFKVLGVSAEGGGEVEFHPI from the coding sequence ATGTCTGACGTCATGGCACCCATGGCCGGCGCGCGCAGCGAAGGCTTCTGCACCGTCGAGGCGCTGCCGCCGCAGGGCCAGATCAGCCTGCGCGGAGAGTTCTCCGACGCCTTCCGCGAGGCGGTCTGTGCCGTCACCGGCACCGGCTTCCCCGACATCCGCCGGTCCGCCGAGGCCGGGGATCGTGCGCTTCTGTGGATGTCGCCCGACGAGCTGCTGTTCCTGCTACCCTACGAGGCGGTGGCAGAGGCGCTCGCGCAGGTCGAAGAGCGTCTTGCCGGCCAGCATTTCGCCGCGACCGACGTCTCGGACGCCCGCGCCCAGTTCCGGGTGACGGGCCCCGCGCTTCGTGACGTGCTCGCCAAGGTCTGCCCAGCGGACGTCTCGCCCGAGGCCTTCGCCCCCGGAGACGTGCGCCGCTCGCGGCTTGCGCAGGTCGCGGCGGGCTACTGGCTGCGCGATGCCGGGACCGCGCAGGTCTTCGTGTTCCGGTCGGTGGGCGACTATGCCTTCAAGGTGCTCGGCGTCTCGGCCGAGGGCGGCGGCGAGGTCGAATTCCACCCCATCTGA
- a CDS encoding superoxide dismutase has translation MAFELPDLPYAHDALASKGMSQETLEYHHDIHHNTYVTTLNKLIDGTEWADKSLEEIVKGTYDSGAVAQSGLFNNASQHWNHTQFWEMMGAGDNAMPSELEAALKESFGSIEKFKEDFSAAGAGQFGSGWAWLVKDSDGSLKITKTENGVNPLCFGQTALLGCDVWEHSYYIDFRNKRPAYLANFLDNLVNWENVASRM, from the coding sequence ATGGCTTTCGAACTTCCCGATCTTCCCTATGCGCACGACGCTCTCGCTTCGAAGGGCATGTCGCAGGAGACCCTCGAGTATCACCACGACATTCACCACAACACCTATGTCACCACGCTCAACAAGCTGATCGACGGCACCGAGTGGGCTGACAAGTCGCTCGAAGAGATCGTCAAGGGCACCTACGACTCCGGCGCCGTGGCGCAGTCGGGCCTGTTCAACAACGCATCGCAGCACTGGAACCACACCCAGTTCTGGGAAATGATGGGCGCCGGCGACAACGCCATGCCGTCCGAGCTTGAAGCGGCACTGAAAGAGAGCTTCGGCTCGATCGAGAAGTTCAAGGAAGACTTCTCGGCTGCCGGCGCAGGCCAGTTCGGCTCGGGCTGGGCATGGCTCGTCAAGGACAGCGACGGTTCGCTCAAGATCACCAAGACCGAGAACGGCGTGAACCCGCTGTGCTTCGGCCAGACCGCGCTGCTGGGTTGCGACGTGTGGGAGCACTCCTACTACATCGACTTCCGCAACAAGCGCCCGGCCTACCTGGCGAACTTCCTCGACAACCTGGTGAACTGGGAAAACGTCGCGTCGCGCATGTAA